The sequence CCAGGTTCGGCTACGAAAATTTACACGCAACCGGGCAACTCATCCCTCGCGCCCGTTCGGGTGCCGTTGATGTGATTTTGGTTGTTCAGGACTCGCGAGGCGATCGCTTCTGTTGCCACAGTGTTTGCCCAGCCAACAGCACTAACCCGACGGCCGAGAGGGCAAACAGTGCCGTCGCGATCGTGCAGCCGCCCACCACCAACGTGCGCACGGCCGAGCCGATCGCGATCGCGGTTTGGTTGCCTGAGGCGATCGGCTTGTTAGCGTAACTAGCGGCAATCGAGCGCGTCAGGAGATAGAGCGGCAGGGCAATGCCGCTGGAAATTGCCGCCCCGAGCAGGCAATCCCACGGGTTGATGGGGCGCGCTTCGGAGGTATCGGGGGAACGAGTTGGTGGTAACGTCATGGTGCGCGATCGCGACAGAACAGTTGGCGACAGTCGGCTATGGACGGCAACCCGAGCGGTAGCCGTGCCGATATTCCACAGACTAGCGCTTCAAGACAGCAGGCGATCGCTCTCGCGAGTGCCTGACGTTCGTCTGAGTTCGACACGTTGCTATGACTAAAGAGATAGCCCCGACGTCCGCCACCGAACCTTCCATTGCTGCCGTGGTGCTGGCAGGCGGGCGCAGCCGCCGCATGGGCGAGGATAAGGCACTGCTGGTTGCACGCGATAAACCGCTCCTGCAGCACGTTTGTGAGGTCGCGATCGCCGTTGCGCAGCCGGTGGCGGTGGTGGCCGCAGAACCGGAACGTTACAGGGCGATCGTGCCTTCCGGTTGTCAACTGGTCGCCGAACAACCTGGATTTGAGGGACCGCTAGTTGGGTTCGCACGCGGATTGGCTGCGGTTCGGGCCGATGCGGATGTTGATTGGGTGTTAGCCCTAGCATGCGATTTACCGTGCTTGGACGCAAGCGCGGTTCGGGAATGGCAACTGCAACTATCAGCCTTGCCCGATGACCGCCTGGCGTTCTTGCCGCGCCACCCGGAGGGATGGTGGGAAGCACTGTGCGGGTTTTATCGCGGGTCGTGTTTGCCGTCACTACAGGCATACGCAGCAGCAGGCGGGCGTTCGTTTCAGGGTTGGCTCGACCGTTGCAGCGTAGCAGAGTTGCCCGTCCGCGATCGCGCCCAGTTCCTCAACTGCAATACCCCCGAAGACCTCGAGCGTGCGCGGCAGCGGTAGCTCTCGTCCCGCTCGTTCATCTATCAGCGGTGCCGTTGGTTGAGGAGCGTTCGATCGAGAGCAGGTGCACTCGGGGATGTAGATACCTATAGCTGTGACGGCATTACGCAATGGTAAAGATGAGATGTCCTAAGTGCCAATTCCAGCATATTCGTAAGAACGGCTAACGATATGGCAAGCAAAACTGCCAGTGCAAGGACTGCGGCCGTCAATTTGTCGAGTCCTACTCACAACGAGGTTACCCACCCGGAGTTCGGGGAGACTGTTTGCGGCGATACGTCGCGGGGCAGGGGTTCCGGAGCATCGAACGTTGCACTGGGGTCAACCACAACACCGTCATCATTTGAGTCCGTTTGAGTGTAGTGGAGGAGCTCCCCCAGCTCCCCACTGAGGAGACTCAGTCCCTGAGATTGGGGAGCTCGATGAACTACAAACCTTCGTCGGCTCCAGGAAAAAACGATGGATATGGTCGGTGGTTGACCATAAACGGACTGGCATCCTTGCTTTCAGGTTGGCGACCGCAACAGCCAGACCTTTGAGAATCTCTAAGAGCGCGTGCAAGGGTGGGATTGTTTCTAGTGGGTGTGCGATGGCTACCCGGTGTATCCAAAGTTCATGGATGCGACAGAGCCCGGGGTGAGTAAAACGTATATGACTCAGGTGGAAGGAGAGAATACAAGGCTGAGGCATTACCTAGAAAGACTGAAGCGCAGGACTCTTTGCTATTCAAAATCTGAAGAGATGCTGACGCTATCGTTCAGGCTCTTGGTGCATTATTTGCGTTACCGGACAGTGCCAAATCCAAGGTCACCCATCTCTTGAGGGTGCAACACCGAATCGCAACCTGGCGCGTTGGACGCTTGGGTCACAAACTCGTCAAAAGAGAGGCAATGCTGACCTTCGCAGCGATCGCTTTCGCCGTGGTGAACGGTGCCGTGGCGTACGTTGGTATCGAACTCGTACTTTTGTTCGTACGCCTCACCCCGACCGGGGCTCTTTTGTGGTGTGGTTACTTGCTGTTTTTAACGACGGCGATCGCAACCGACGAAGTGTCTGCGAGCGACCATCTGCTCAACTGTTTGCCTACAGAGATCGCTTCGGAGTGTCTCGTGCAAGCGAGGTCGCGCCAGCGCTAAAGTAACCACAGAACACGGCTCACGAGAATGAAGGATGACGTCACGCAGAGCGCTTCTGTGCGGCTACTATGGGTGCGGCAACGCTGGCGACGAGGCTTTGCTAGCTGCACTCTTGCAGATGCTGCCCGTCGAGATCGAACCGGTAGTGCTATCGGCAAACCCCGCACAAACCCGAGCTCTTGGCGTCGAAGCACACTCCAGCCGCTCCGCATTTGCCATCTTGCGCGCTCTGAACGCTGCCGATGCATTTATCTGGGGAGGCGGCAGCCTGATACAAGATGCGACCAGTTGGCGGAGTCCGCTGTACTACTGCAGCTTGATGGCACTCGCACAAAAACGCGGGTTGAAGACAATTGCCTGGGCGCAAGGCATCGGACCCATCAATCTGCCTCTGACGCGCTGGGTAGCTCGCCAGACCTTCGCCCACTGTACTGCTGTCAGCGTGCGCGATCGCGTCTCGGCGCAGCTATTGGCAGAGTGGGAGATTCCCGCCGCGATCGCACCCGATCCAGTATGGGCACTGGAGAGCAAATCGCTCAAGGGATTGTTGGATCTCCCCGTTCCGCGCGTTGCAGTTACCCTGCGCGCCCATCCGTTGCTGACGCCCGAGCGCTTGCAAACCCTTATCGCTGCGCTGGTTAACTTTCAGAAGGCTACCCGCACCTGCGTTCTGGCCGTACCGTTCCAACCGGAGCGCGATCGCGCGATCGCCGAAGCAATCGTATCGACCGTCCCGAACGCTCATTTGGTAAGTACGACCGACCCGCGCGAGTTGAAAGGGGTGTTTCGCGGCGTCGAGCTGGCAATTGGCATGCGACTCCATAGCTTGATCGCAGCAGCAGCTGCAGGATGCCGGTGTTTTGCGCTCAGTTACGACCCTAAAATCGACCGCCTGCGCACCGAGTTGAATCTTCCCGGCTGGAAACTCGATGAATTGCCCGAAGATGCCGCAACCATGGCGACGACTTGGCTCGATTTCTATGCCAATGGCAACGCACTCACGCCGATGCAAGTGCAGTCCTTGAGCGATCGGGCGGGGATTCATCGCGAGGTATTGTTAAGGGTTTTTGCTGACGACGATTTCCCCAGTTTTTCCACCGATATTTAACAGCCATAAAAAGGGCTTTCCGTTAAAGTGGAGGCACCTGGGGCTTAATTCGGGCATATCCAGGGGTGAATCTCTCGTCAGGTTCGTGTTGTTACGACAACTTCCTGCGGATACCGATGCTTTCATCCGAATGGCTGCTCGTCTGAATGGCTGCAAACAGACGCAATTTCCCCAATTTCGATGGCTGCGAATCTTCCACAACAGTTGCTACGACATTGGGCTCGTAATAATAACCATGAACGAAACTGCCAAGATCGACGCCACTCACTCGAGCGGTCTCACTCTTGATGACCTCGCCCCGCACTCCGGCAAAGGCCTCACGGTCGCGTCGGGAGCGGGAACAGAGGCAGCGACAACTGACTGGCATGCCGTGGCCGAAGCACTTTACGACCGCAACCGCGACCTGCATCGCGAGGTGGCGCACCTTCAGCATGCACTTGCTGAGGCTCGCGAGCGGGCGGAAGTCAGCGCGGCGCAGTCCCAGCAAACTGAAGAGCGTTCGGCCCGCCACACCGAAGAACTCAACGCAGCCTACGAGCAAAACCTCGAGATCTCTGAGGATCTACGCGCTGCCCTGGAGCTTATCCAAAAGCAGCAAACCCTGATCGAGGAGTGCGGTCAACAGCTCGACGCCTTTCGCATCCGCACTCAGCAACTCGAAAATGAATGTGCGAGTGCTTGCGACGAACTGCGCTTGGCAGGCGAACGCGATGCCACTGAAGCTGCCGAAATCGCCGACCTTCGCCAACGTCTCGAACAACAGCGCCACTATACGCGGCAATTCAAGACTGCATTGGATAGCTACTTGGTTGCTGCAGGCAAGTTGGCTCCGGCTAGGAATGCCGAGGAGTTTGTCGCTAAAAGAATTTCCGAGATCCATCCTTGGTCTCCGGAAGCCACGTCGCTGGATGAGACGGAGAACGAGCATGTCGATCCGCCAGTCGGCTCGTGGGCTCGCCCAAGCGATGACGTCTCCGATCGCGCGCCCGAGCCGCTAACCGGGCCGCTAAGAGATGATAATAACGTTGATATTGCTGACTCCGCTGAGACTATCCCCAGAAACGGCGCGAGCGCATCGACGTCAACTGCGGCAGAGGCAGCTGCGGTTGCGGCCAAGCGTAAAAAGCTGGATTTATTCGATTTCGCGAGATCCTAAGGCGATCCCCCGTCGAAATTCGGAGTGCTGGCAGGTGCCACAAGGAATGTTTTGGCAGTAGGTTAGAGAGTGACCTCAAAGCGACTTTAAGTACAAAAATCTTCAGCCAACTCTTGCCCTATCCTGGCGAGCTTTACCGATGTCCGCACGGCGCGTCGAACCCTATCAAATCGTCCTGCTCGTTCTTGCCGTTATGGGGGTCTCGATGTTCGGGCGCCTGTTGGAAAGCGGCAGTACCGACGGTGTCTTCTACAATGCTTCTCCACCAGTCGAGCGCGATCGCCTCGAATCGCGGGACGAAACTGCAACTGCAGCACCCCCAGAGGTAGTCGAGTTGCTGACGGCAGCCGAGCGCAAGCAGAGCGGTGGCGATCTCGACGGTGCCTACACCGACCTCGGCCGCGCGATCGCCCTCCAACCGGACTACGCTCCTGCATACGCTGTCCGCGCGGCCGTGCTCAGTAGTTCGGGACGGTTTGAGGAAGCTCACGTTGATGCCACCCGCGCGATCGCCCTCGAACCGGATCGCGCACTGCATCACGGCAATCGTGCGGCGATCCAAGCCGCTGCAGGCAACCACGCAGCTGCTATTGCAGACTTGGATCGCGCGCTCGACCTCAACCCCAAATCCGCACGCTTCTTTAGCGATCGCGGACTATCCTATCTGGCGTTGGGCGATACCGAATTGGCGATCGCCGACTTCAACCAAGCGATCGACCTCGGGCCCGGCAAGGCGGAATATTATTATTGGCGAGCCACTGCCCTTCACAGTGCGGGCGACCTCACTGCCGGTCTTAAAGACTGTAACCGCGCGCTCCAACTCGATCCAAATTTCGCTGGTGCTCGGCAGCTGCAAGCTGAACTGCTGGAGGCAATCAGCACGGGCGATACCTGAGCGCGCAGTCCTTTTGCCAGCCGGTGCATCATCCCGACGCTGAGCGCGTTTGAGGGGCGATACTTGGCGGCAGTGCGGTCGCAGGCAGGCGCGCACTAGCGACACGTCCAAACTCGGGCGAAGCCGGCTCGCGTCTCAGTTCCCCCTAGTTTTGATGCGAATCGGTTCAATAGCGAGCAGTACAATACCATCGAAGGCGGAACCATCGAAGGCGCACCAAGGCAAAGAGTACGGAATTGAGGCAGTTCTGGGCAGTCCAAACATTCGTCCGAGCCATCTTAGGAGGGCTGCTCGCGTGGCTGGCGATTGCGAGTCCGGCAATCGCGCTATCGGGGAGTATTAGTAGCTTCGACAACTTTGCCGACGAGGCCGTGCGTGCGTTGATGCGACGGCACGGGATTCCTGGAGCAGCCGTTGCGATCGTGGCCGATGGCGAAATCGTCGCGGCGGAGGGCTACGGTTGGGGCGATCGCGCGCAAAGTATGAAGGTAAACGCAGAATCGACATTGTTTCGCGTCGACGGCGTGTCGCAGGTGCTAACGGCGATCGCAGCGTTGCAGCAGGTGGAGCGCGGTGCCCTGGAGATTGAGTCAGACATCAATACGTATCTCGATCGTTCAGCTTTAAGGGCTCCCGACGCAATTTCCCAGACCACTGCAGATAAGCCCCTCGTGCTCGGGCACTTGCTGTCCCATACAGACGGCTTCGATCCCGGTTGGAGCGTGGGGACGTTGGTGCGCTCGCCGGACGACCCGATCTCCCTCGCACGTTTTCTGCAGGAGCGATTGCGTCCGCGCCTGCTGCCACCGGACGAGATGTTTCTAGACAGCGAGGTGGGCATAACACTCGCCGGCCATCTGGTGGAAATAGCGACCGAGCAACCCTTTGCCGAATACGTCGAGCAGCAAATTTTCCTCCCCCTGGGCATGACGCACAGCAGCTTTACCCAGCCCATACCAGATTACGTGCGGCCCAATTTAGCCCGCGGCTACGAACTCAAAGGCGGTCAATTCCATCCGCGTCCGAGCGCATCGGTAAACAGTTTTCCAGCAACTGGACTGGTGACATCGGCAACGGACATGGCCCGACTGGCGCTTGCACTCTTGCAAGAGGGGTGCTTCGGGGGTGCCTGTATCCTGCCGGCAGACGAAGTCGCGCAGATGCAACGGCGGCAATTCGCACCCCATCCCCAGCTGCCCGGTGCAACGTACGGGTTCTTCGAGCGCTTCGTTAACGGCAGGCGCGCGATCGCCCAGCACGGCCGTGCCGACGGTTTCCGGAGCCTGTTGTTACTCGTCCCGGACGAGAACATCGGTTTTTTCATCGCCTGCAATCGCAATGCGGACAGGTTTATCGCCGATTTCACGCAGTCATTCTTCGATCGCTATTTCCCCGCCCGTCACGGCGCGCCCCCGACGCCCACACCGACGACAGACCCACGCGACCTCGCCGGCACCTATCGCCTCAGCAGCTATTCGCACTTAACGCTCGAGAAACTGGCCGTTGCTCTCGGTCGCGTGCCCGAGGTAGAAGCGATTGTCAACCGCGACGGCTCCTTGATCGTCGGCGATCGCCGCTGGGTTGAAATCGAACCGCTGCTGTTTCGGGCGACAGAATCCGAAACATTGCTGACCTTTCGCCGCGACGACCGCGGCCGCGTGCAGTATCTGTTTATCGGCGATTCTGTTTTTGGCACGATGGAGCGGCTGGCTTGGTACGAACCCACCCGCGTCCGCCGCGCGATCGCTCGCGGTTGCACGATCGCGTTTGTAGCAGGGATTGTTTTTGCGGGCTTGCGGCATCGCCGTCGCGAACGGTGGGCGCGGTGGAGCGCGATCGCCTTGAGTATCACTAACTTAATCTTTGCTGCTGGAGCAACTGCGATCGTGGCTCATTCGCAACCCTGGACGTTTGCCTATGGCTTGCCACTGAGCGTCCGATTTCTGTGCGGACTACCCGCGTTGTCACTGATCTGTTGGGGTGTTGCAGTCGGCGCGATTGCTTCAAGCAAACTACCGACGTTTGCGCGACTGGGTTACGGATCGATCGCGGGAGCGGGTGCTATTTTCCTGCTGGTGCTCGCATACTGGAACCTCTTGCCAATTGGAGCAATTTGAGGGGTTGAGGGCGGGCTCGATGCATCGTTTCTCGCTCGCATTGTCCTGCTTGCTTTGAATAGTAGTTGCTGCTGGGCGGGCTGGGCGGTTGAGGTCGCGGCTGCTGCGCTCTTGTGCCATGCCAGAGCCAGTCGGTCTCTTTCCACGCTGCATATCAGCCACCCGCACGCTCGATCGTCGCGGCTAAGGAGCTTGTACACTGTGGATGAATTAAAGCGGTTTAGCGCGATCGGCGGTATTTGCAAGCCGATGGACCGGTGCGTGTCGAGGCCGTGGTTTAACTGGCACTATGCCCATTAAGTCTCCACGTTCCCACAATCAAAGGGTCTGATATTTATTAACGATGACAACCAAACGCTTGCTAAAGCCAATTGCCATTGCTGCTGCACTGCTGTTGACCGGCGCGCTTGGCTGTCAGCAGCCTGCTGCTGACGAAGTCACCGGTGCGCTCGACGGCGATACAACCGACTCCCCCAGCGAGAGCGCGACTGAAACACCGGGTGCGGGCACGACTGTTACAGCTGCCTACAGCGTTCTTGAAGAACGATTTCAAACCGAAATTGTCAACATCGGTCTCGAACAACTGGGTTACGAGATCGCCGAACCTAAGGAAATCGAATACGCGACCATGCATGTCGATATTGCCAACGGCGGCACCGATTTTACCGCCGCCCACTGGCAGCGATTGCACAGCGAGTTCTTCAAAAATAGTGGCGACGACGACAAGCTCGAGCGCGTCGGCACGATCGTCGATAACGTTCTTCAGGGGTACGCGATCGACAAACGTACTGTTGAGGTCTACGGAATTGCCAATCTCCAGGATCTCCAGAACCCCGAAATTGCCGCACTTTTTGATACCGACGGTAACGGTAAAGCTAACCTGACCGGCTGCAATCCTGGCTGGGGCTGCGAGCTCGTCATCGAGCACCATCTCGCAGAGTACGGTTTAACCGAGACAGTCGAGCACGACCAAGGGCAATACTTTGCCCTCATTGCTGACACGATCGCGCGCTACAACCAAGGCGAGCCAGTTCTCTACTACACGTGGACGCCCTTGTGGGTGAGCGGCGTCCTCCCACCGGGTGAAGCAGTTGAATGGGTGGAAGTGCCCTACACGTCACTGCCAGAGGCGCAAGGAGATGTATCCAAAGATTTAACTACAGCTGAAGGAAAGAACCTGGGCTTTGCCGTCGATCGCCAAATGGTATTGTCCAACGACAAGTTCTTGGCGGCGCATCCCGCCGCCCGCCGCTTCTTCGAGCAGGTGGCGATTCCTATCGAGGACATTAGCGCCCAAAACCAACTGATGCAGGATGGTGAGGACGGTCTCGACGATATCCGCCGCCATGCAGAAGCATGGATTACCGAGCATCAAGAAGTATTCGACCGCTGGTTGGCAGCTGCCCGCCAAGTGAATTAGAAACCGCTCAAGGCAGCAAACTCGCAACCCAGGTTAGTCGTTTTCAATACGGTGGCAAACCCAGCCGAGCGAGGACGAAAAACATTCTTCACACGTGGTTGGATTGATGCAGTTCAGGACCTTTTTATAAAGCCGAAGATAGCATGCATTTGACCTGAAGCTCGCCTGTCATCTCCCCCTCGCCAAGAAGAACGGGCGCGATCGCCGACAAAGACCGTCTCGATACGCAACGGGCAACTTCAATCGAGTTGAGTTTGTAAACGCGTTCCCGCGTTTGTCTGGCGTTTTTTGTATGGGGGTTAAAAGTTTTGATATGGGGTTAAATAGTAATGAATAATAGCGATCTGTGGCACGCTGGCATGTTCGATCCAGCAAAACGGACGCGATAGAGGCTTATTCAACATTTACCCCCACTTACTTAGATGGTGTGATGATGTCTGGCAAATCTGTTACTAATGGGCTATTCCTCAACCGGGCTCGAACGTGGCTCCCACGCGTTTCACCAGCATGGATTGCCTGCGTGCCCCTGGCAGCGCTGCTTGTTGCAATCGTCAGCACGGCAGCTGGAGCGCAGTCTGGCGATGCACCCAGCTTGCAAGAGTTAAAAGCAACGCTCGATACGATTTGGGTACTGTTGGCTGCAATTTTGGTGGTGTTTATGAACGCCGGCTTCGCGATGTTGGAGACGGGTTTTTGCCGTCAAAAGAATGCCGTCAGCTTGCTGTCAAAGAACTTGATTGTCTTTGCCCTCGCCACGATCGCGTTTTGGGCGGTTGGGTTCTCTTTGATGTTCGGGTCGGGCGGCCTAATGGGGCTCGGCGGTTGGTTCTTGACAGGGGAGCCGAGTGCTTACGGACTCAGTCCTTTTCCAGAAGGGCTCCCCGTTGCGGTCTTCTTTCTGTTCCAGGCTGCTTTCGCCGGAACCGCTGCGACGATCGTTTCGGGAGCAGTCGCCGAGCGCATCAAGTTCGGCACCTTCACGATCTTCAGCCTATTGCTGGTGGCATTTGCTTACCCGATCGCCGGGCATTGGGTGTGGAGCAGCAACGCATGGCTGGGAGATCTGGGTTTTTCGGACTTTGCCGGTTCGACTGTGGTGCACTCAGTCGGCGGCTGGGCGGCATTGATGGGCGCGGCATTCCTCGGACCGAGGACGGGCAAGTACCGGCGCGACGGTCGCATTAGTGGTATTCCTCCCCACAATATGAGCATTGCTACCCTCGGCGCGCTCATTCTCTGGATCGGCTGGTTCGGCTTCAACCCCGGCTCGGAATTAGCGGCCAACGAAAACGTTCCCTACATTGCCTTGACAACCAACCTGGCCGCAGCCGCCGGCGGTATCACCGGCACGGTGACGTCCCGGCTCCGCTTCGGCAATCCCGATCTGTCAATGACGATCAACGGTATTTTGGCAGGTTTGGTAGCTATTACAGCGTCGTGTGCGGGCGTCGGATATTTCGGGGCCGTCATCATCGGCGCGATCGCGGGGACACTTGTGGTGTTTTCGGTGGAGGCGTT comes from Rubidibacter lacunae KORDI 51-2 and encodes:
- a CDS encoding DUF3082 domain-containing protein — encoded protein: MTLPPTRSPDTSEARPINPWDCLLGAAISSGIALPLYLLTRSIAASYANKPIASGNQTAIAIGSAVRTLVVGGCTIATALFALSAVGLVLLAGQTLWQQKRSPRES
- a CDS encoding molybdenum cofactor guanylyltransferase, with the translated sequence MTKEIAPTSATEPSIAAVVLAGGRSRRMGEDKALLVARDKPLLQHVCEVAIAVAQPVAVVAAEPERYRAIVPSGCQLVAEQPGFEGPLVGFARGLAAVRADADVDWVLALACDLPCLDASAVREWQLQLSALPDDRLAFLPRHPEGWWEALCGFYRGSCLPSLQAYAAAGGRSFQGWLDRCSVAELPVRDRAQFLNCNTPEDLERARQR
- the csaB gene encoding polysaccharide pyruvyl transferase CsaB, whose translation is MTSRRALLCGYYGCGNAGDEALLAALLQMLPVEIEPVVLSANPAQTRALGVEAHSSRSAFAILRALNAADAFIWGGGSLIQDATSWRSPLYYCSLMALAQKRGLKTIAWAQGIGPINLPLTRWVARQTFAHCTAVSVRDRVSAQLLAEWEIPAAIAPDPVWALESKSLKGLLDLPVPRVAVTLRAHPLLTPERLQTLIAALVNFQKATRTCVLAVPFQPERDRAIAEAIVSTVPNAHLVSTTDPRELKGVFRGVELAIGMRLHSLIAAAAAGCRCFALSYDPKIDRLRTELNLPGWKLDELPEDAATMATTWLDFYANGNALTPMQVQSLSDRAGIHREVLLRVFADDDFPSFSTDI
- a CDS encoding tetratricopeptide repeat protein, which produces MSARRVEPYQIVLLVLAVMGVSMFGRLLESGSTDGVFYNASPPVERDRLESRDETATAAPPEVVELLTAAERKQSGGDLDGAYTDLGRAIALQPDYAPAYAVRAAVLSSSGRFEEAHVDATRAIALEPDRALHHGNRAAIQAAAGNHAAAIADLDRALDLNPKSARFFSDRGLSYLALGDTELAIADFNQAIDLGPGKAEYYYWRATALHSAGDLTAGLKDCNRALQLDPNFAGARQLQAELLEAISTGDT
- a CDS encoding serine hydrolase domain-containing protein, translating into MRQFWAVQTFVRAILGGLLAWLAIASPAIALSGSISSFDNFADEAVRALMRRHGIPGAAVAIVADGEIVAAEGYGWGDRAQSMKVNAESTLFRVDGVSQVLTAIAALQQVERGALEIESDINTYLDRSALRAPDAISQTTADKPLVLGHLLSHTDGFDPGWSVGTLVRSPDDPISLARFLQERLRPRLLPPDEMFLDSEVGITLAGHLVEIATEQPFAEYVEQQIFLPLGMTHSSFTQPIPDYVRPNLARGYELKGGQFHPRPSASVNSFPATGLVTSATDMARLALALLQEGCFGGACILPADEVAQMQRRQFAPHPQLPGATYGFFERFVNGRRAIAQHGRADGFRSLLLLVPDENIGFFIACNRNADRFIADFTQSFFDRYFPARHGAPPTPTPTTDPRDLAGTYRLSSYSHLTLEKLAVALGRVPEVEAIVNRDGSLIVGDRRWVEIEPLLFRATESETLLTFRRDDRGRVQYLFIGDSVFGTMERLAWYEPTRVRRAIARGCTIAFVAGIVFAGLRHRRRERWARWSAIALSITNLIFAAGATAIVAHSQPWTFAYGLPLSVRFLCGLPALSLICWGVAVGAIASSKLPTFARLGYGSIAGAGAIFLLVLAYWNLLPIGAI
- the proX gene encoding glycine betaine/L-proline ABC transporter substrate-binding protein ProX, translated to MTTKRLLKPIAIAAALLLTGALGCQQPAADEVTGALDGDTTDSPSESATETPGAGTTVTAAYSVLEERFQTEIVNIGLEQLGYEIAEPKEIEYATMHVDIANGGTDFTAAHWQRLHSEFFKNSGDDDKLERVGTIVDNVLQGYAIDKRTVEVYGIANLQDLQNPEIAALFDTDGNGKANLTGCNPGWGCELVIEHHLAEYGLTETVEHDQGQYFALIADTIARYNQGEPVLYYTWTPLWVSGVLPPGEAVEWVEVPYTSLPEAQGDVSKDLTTAEGKNLGFAVDRQMVLSNDKFLAAHPAARRFFEQVAIPIEDISAQNQLMQDGEDGLDDIRRHAEAWITEHQEVFDRWLAAARQVN
- a CDS encoding ammonium transporter, which gives rise to MSGKSVTNGLFLNRARTWLPRVSPAWIACVPLAALLVAIVSTAAGAQSGDAPSLQELKATLDTIWVLLAAILVVFMNAGFAMLETGFCRQKNAVSLLSKNLIVFALATIAFWAVGFSLMFGSGGLMGLGGWFLTGEPSAYGLSPFPEGLPVAVFFLFQAAFAGTAATIVSGAVAERIKFGTFTIFSLLLVAFAYPIAGHWVWSSNAWLGDLGFSDFAGSTVVHSVGGWAALMGAAFLGPRTGKYRRDGRISGIPPHNMSIATLGALILWIGWFGFNPGSELAANENVPYIALTTNLAAAAGGITGTVTSRLRFGNPDLSMTINGILAGLVAITASCAGVGYFGAVIIGAIAGTLVVFSVEAFDSLHIDDPVGAISVHLVNGIWGTLAVGFFDLKTGLLFGGGLTQLGVQILGILSIGVFTVALCSIFWSVLRSVIGLRVDRHEEIQGLDIGEHAMEAYAGFVKEADRTESYLESAGE